The segment AAGCGGGTCTATCGCATCTATTGCGCGCTGGAACTGAACCTGCGGATTAAGCCCCGCAAACGGCTAAAGCGGGATAAACCCGACGCGCTGGCGGTACCCGAGGCCCCCAACATGACCTGGTCGATGGACTTTATGGCCGACAGGCTGAGCGACGGTCGTCAGTTTCGACTGCTGAACGTGCTGGACGACTTCAACCGCGAAGGGCTTGGCATTGAGGTCGACTTTTCATTGCCTGCTGAACGCGTGATCCGGAGCCTCGATCGCATCATCGAATGGCGTGGCAAGCCCGGCACGATCCGGGTCGATAATGGCCCTGAATACATCAGCATCAAGCTGCTGGAATGGGCTGAGAAACAAGGTGTTACCCTCCAGCACATCCAACCAGGACAGCCCCAGCAGAACGCCTACATCGAACGTTACAACCGCACCGTCAGGAATGAATGGCTGGACCAACACATCATCGAAAACATCGAGGAGGCCCAAGACTTCGCCACGCAATGGCTCTGGACTTACAACAACGACCGCCCGAACATGGGCATCGGCGGCATCACACCCGCACAGAAACTGAAAATGGCCGCGTAAGTTCTACGGCTGCACCCCATTAAAAATGGGGGGATTACCGTTCAAGCCGAACTAATACACCAAGTTCTTCTGATTGCGGCGTCGCCGCGCTTCATGCGATGGTGCGCGTCATGACATCCGCGCCCAATGACAGAATCGATGACAGCCTGATCGCGTTGCGGCGTATTTTGCGCGCGACCGAGCTGTTTGCCCGTGATCTCGCTCAGGCCGCGGGGGTCACGCCGGCGCAGATCAGGGTGCTGCAGATCGTCGACGAAAAAACCAGCGCCACACCCAAGGGGCTTGCCACTCAAATGGGGGTGACACAGGCTACAGTCACCGCGCTGGTCGACAAGCTGGTCGCGCAGGGTCTGGTCGAGCGGGTCCCGTCCGAGCTCGACCGGCGTCAGACCAATGTGGTGGTGACGGAGCAGGGCCGCAGCCGGTTGAAAGATGCGCCCGATGCGCTGCAGCAACGCTATGTGCGTGCTTTTGCGCGGCTGGCAAATTGGGAGCAGGCTCAACTGGTTTCGTCGCTGGAACGCGTGGCTGATATGCTGGACGCCAAACATATCGACGCCTCACCCGTGCTGACGACTGGCGACCTTCATGTTGGCAAGCAGAAGGACTAGAAATTACGGCCAGCATTCGGTCTGTATCAGCTGTCTTCAAGTGCGAAAAACGACAAAGGCCGGACCCGGTGCCCCCGATCCGGCCTTTGTCTTATTTGCAGCTTTTGGCGATGTCAGCCCAAGAACAGGAAGTCGTCCACCCCGAGGTTTGCTGCGTCGACGCCGGTGATGCTTATCGTGTGACTGTTGAAGTTCAGAGTGACGCCCGACGCGGTGGCGGTGCCAGCGGCGCCGTCAATGTCGATGACGGCGTCGGTGATGTTCAGCGCATCGACCTTGCCCTGAAGCCCCCGGCCCGTCACGCCCGCAAGGCGGAGGATGTCCAGGCCGTCCTCGAAGTTCAGGATCAGGTCGCTTTCACCGTCTACCAGCTCGTTGAAGATAAACAGATCTTCGCCCGCGCCACCGTCCATCGTGTCATTGCCCGCGCCCCCGTTCAGCCGGTCGTCACCCGCGCCGCCAAAGATCAGATCATCGCGGCCACCCCCGGCAAGGAAGTCATCGCCATCGCCGCCGTCAACCGTGTCGTCGCCTTCGCCACCGCCAATGCTGTCATTGCCGACGCTGCCGGTCAGGCTGTCACGTCCGGTGCCGCCACCGAGACTGTCGTCACCTTCGCCGCCGTCTACGGTGTCATCGCCGAACGAGGCGCCCATGGTGTCATTGCCTGCACCACCGCTGGTGAAATCATTGCCGGGGCCGCCGTTGACGACGTCGTTGCCATCACCGCCGTCCATCACGTCGTCGCCCTGACCGCCGCCCATGGTGTCGTTGCCGCCGCCGCCGGTCATCGTGTCGTTGCCGGTGCCACCGCCCATGTTGTCGTCGCCGTCACCGCCGTCTTCTGTGTCGTTCCCGTCCGAGCCAGAGATCCGGTCATTGCCAGCACCGCCGTTGATGGCGTCATCGCCGTCGCCACCTGACAGAACGTCGTCGCCACTGCCGCCGACAAGGCTGTCATCGCCAATATCACCTGCAAGCGTATCGTTGCCCGGCCCGCCCGAAAGCGTGTCATTACCGGTGCCGCCCAAGGTGCTGTCATCGCCAGTGGTGCCGGTATCGGTCACTGGCGGCTCTGTTGGTTCTGTCGGCTCCGAAGGGGCAACCGGCAGCCCACCCGCGCTGCCAGCACCACCCGAGGCCCGCGTTGGCGTCGGGTCGAGCATCACGGTCTGGTCGGAAAACCGGATTTCCTCGATTGATCGCAGCTCAACCTGATACTCGGGCAGCAGTTCGAGTTCTTTCGTCTGGTAGTTTTCAATGTATTGCTGAAGCAGATAGTGGTCGCCCATCAGTGTAAGCACGAAATTTTCGGCAGGCAGAACGATATCCACAACATCGGTGCCCAGACCGCCGTCGACACTATCGAGCACGTTGGTGTTGTAAAACGAGATCGTATCGTTGCCTTCTTCGGCATGCACATCGCGACTGCCCGAGATGGCATCGTCACCCAGCGTCCCGATCACCGCGTCCATGCCCCGGACATTGTTGTCGTCGCCTGACACCAGCGGGGTCGTCATGGTCGAATAATCGGTGGTGTCATACCCCGAACCACCACTGCCGCGCAGCTGACCAAACTCTTCTTCGCGGACAAAACGGTCGTCACCCGCCCCGCCGAACCAGCTGGCTTCGCTCTGGATATCGGCGCCGTTCTGATAAAAGATATCGTCGCCCGCGAACCCATAAATCGTGTCCGTCCCGTCTGTGGCCAGAAACGTATCATTCCCGGGCGTGCCAAAAATGCTGTCAGGCCCATCCGTCACCACATCACTCGGCAGCCGGTCAATCGTGACAACTGTGCCGAATATTTCGTTGGTGCCCGGCCCATTGCGGTCGGTCGTGTCGGTCCAGCCGATGAACAACTGGCCATTCGCGCCTGCGCTGATAAAGGGCGGCGCAATACTGGTGCCCTGAACGCCGGTGGCGATGGTCTGTACCTCTGACACCGGAACAAGTGTCGGATCAATCAGCTGCGCGAACAGGCTGAATTCCGGTGCCGCCTCGGTTCCGCCCGAGACCTGCGTCCAGACCACCGCAAAGGCGCCATCGGGCAAGATGGTGATCGCGGCGGCCGGATCAGGCCCAAAGAACCCCAGATCGCCGACATCGGCGCTCAGCGTCGCGGTATACTCAATCGCATCCGCGGACTGGACCAGATCGGTGCGTGTGGCGGGGCGCGGCGTGCCGTCCGGAAATGGGTCGGTATTGAATGACGCCTGCGTGCTGGCCTCAAGCAAATGTACCTGGATGCCGCCGCTTCCGATTCCAACAAACGCGACCCTGCCGTCGCCCAGGCCAAAAGCATCATCGTTGAACCCGCCGGTGCGGCTGTTGCCGGTAAACCCGCCATAGCCGCTCATTGTCGGATCAAACACCCCGGCTGAGCGCTCATAGGTATCGAGGTTAAAGGTCTGTTGGCCGACCGCAGAGAGGTGGAAAATATCATTCCCCAGCGGTACCAATTCACTATCCTCAGAGGTGCTGTCACTGCGCAGATAAAACTCTTCGCCGATGGGCGCGCCTGAGGCGTCAAACCGCTGACCGTACCAGATTTCCGACGTGTTTGAGATGCGCCCATCCGACCACGTGGCGACAAACCCACCGTCAGATGTGGGGGCGACCTGCGGAATGCGCTGATCGTTCTCGGTGGTCGAGGCAAGCTGGATTTCGCCCGAAACGGGCACGCCGGCCGGGGTGATCACACGGCCATACGCCTCGACCGCGCCATCCGCGATCGCGGGGCCATCGGTCCAGACCACGGCCAGATTGCCGCCAGTCAGAACCGTGATATCCGGCTGACCCTGTCCAGAGGCGGCCAGAGATTCATTTACCTGAAAGACATCGCCGCGTGCGCTGCCGTCAGCATTAAACGTCCGTCCCAGAACGGCGGTGAACTGTTCGTCCGTGACATTCGGGATCGGGAACAGCGACGTAACAAGCTGCGTCCAGACCACCATAAATCCGCCGTCCTGAAGCGTAACAACTTCGCCGTTATTGGAACCGGCACCGACGGGCGCAAGAGGTTGTGTCATTTATATATACCTTAGATTTTCAATTGTTGTCAGTCATCTCGAATGGCGCGATCAAATATCCTGCATGCGTGTCGCCCGATGGATGCGACCTGTGCGATCCAGTCGGGCCGGTCGGCCTGAAAGATTGGCGGATCGTTTAAATCTACCGTGGAAAAATATATCCTAGAGCGCGGCTCGCGTGTCAATATCTGAGTAAATACCGGGCAGGTTGCCTATGTTCAAATCACCTGTGACAGCTTTGGAGGTGGGCGAATTCATTCAGCTTGATCCGATTGAGACACGGCCCGTTAAAGCTGTGATCAACAGGCCGCTGCAATAGCCGATACGTGGGATAGTATTCCGTCGATTGAAGGGATGTGCCCGTCGCGTCTCAGCATGGGACCGGGTGTTTCGGACACCCTGCGGCGTTCCGCCACGCGCGCGGTTTTTCCTCAGACGCGAAGAGCAGATCAGATCGCGAAAGTGTCAAGGAATGCCGTCATCGCGCGGGTTCGAAACCGGCGTGGATCGGTCAGGACACTGAAGTTGCGGCGCGGTTTGTCCGCCCACGTGACCCGGCGCACGGCAAAGGCGCGTTTATGTGCCAGGCGCATGGATCGCCACGATAGCATCGCGATGCAGTTGCCAGACCGGATCCCGCCCAGAATTGCCTCGTTTGTGGGAAGCTGCAGCAATACCCGCAGATCACCGACCGAAAGACCCATGCTTTTCAGGTGCTGCTCCATCACCATGCGTGTCCCTGACCCGGGTTCGCGAAGCAACCATTGCAGCGATCGGTAATCATCTGCATCCAGCCGGGGCTTCCTCGCCAGCGGATGGTTGCGGGGCAGGACCAGCACAAGTTCGTCGTGACCGACTTTGCGGATTCTTAAATCGCTTGATGGCATGCCGCCTTCGATAAACCCGACATCGGCAGTGCCATCAACCACCGCCTGGGCGACCTCCTGCGTGTTGCCGGGGTGCAGGCTCATGTCCACGAGGGGCCAGGCCCGGTGCATCGTCATCATCCTGGGTGTCAGCCAATAGCTGACGATGGTTTGGCTGGCCCAGATCCGCAGCGCGCCCCGTGGCTCTTGTGACAGGTTCAACATCAGGGCCCGCGCGGAACTGGCCTCGTCCATGACCTTTTGGCCCGCGTCGATCAGAAGCTGACCAGCTTCGGTCAGAACGATACCGCGCCCGATCCGGTCGAACAACTTTACATCATACTGCCGCTCGAGCGTGGCGATGGCTGCGGAAACCGCCGATTGTGTCAGGTTCAGTCGCTCTGCCGCGCGGGTCACGTGGCAAAGCTCGGCCACCGAGAGGAAAATGCGGAGTTGTTCCAGTGTCATGCTGAATCATAAGCACAACCGAACGAATATAGCAATCTAATCAATTGGAGTTGTTGTTGTGATCGCGCGATACCGTTCACAACAAAAGGATGGTGTCATGACAACGGAAACCTTAACGCAATCGGTGTGGCTGGACCGTCTGGCGGTTCTGCTGCCCGGCCTGGCTGTCAGTTTCGCGCTGGCCCTTGGCGGCACGATGATTTGGAGGCTGGGCGGTCAGCCGGCCTTGCTGAGCCCGATGGTGCTGGCCATGGTTGCGGGGATCGCCATGCGCAACACGGGTGTCGCGGGGCCGCGGTTGTCTCCGGGCACCAAGATCGCGCTGCGCCCGATCCTGCGGACCGGGATTGTGTTGCTCGGCTTTCGCCTGACATTGGGGGATTTGGGCGGATTGGGGCTGTCGGCGCTGGCGATGATCATAGCTCTTGTGGCCATGACTTTTGTGCTGATCCGCCGGATTGGCCGCTTGCTCGGCGTCAGGTCCGAGTTGAGCGAGTTGATCGCTGCAGGCACGTCGATCTGTGGCGCGTCTGCCGTGCTGGGGATGAACACCGTCACCCGCGCGCGCGACGAAGACGTGGCCTATGCGATTGCCTGCGTCACGATTTTCGGATCGCTGTCAATGCTGATCTTCCCGGGGCTTCAGTCCGCGCTGGGGTTTGACGATGCAACATTTGGTCTGTGGGTCGGGTCGTCGCTGCATGAGGTGGCGCAGGCCGTAGGCGCCGGATTTTCTGCAAGCGACACCGCAGGAGAAACCGCGACGATTGCCAAACTGAGTCGGGTTATCCTGCTGGCGCCGATGATCCTTGGCCTCGGGCTGCTGCGCGACAAAGGAAGAGGCGAGGCCACCGGTCAGTCGGTTCCCTGGTTCGTCATCGGGTTTCTCGCCGTTGTGATCCTGAATACTTTTGTTCCAGTGCCGCCGGTGGTTATCGATCTGCTGCTGGCCTTGTCAACGTTCATGCTGTCGATGGCTCTGGCGGCCATGGGGTTGGAAACCAACATCTCCCATCTGCGCCGGGAAGGGGTACGCCCGCTGATACTGGGCGCGTTCGGCTGGGTGTTTATCAGTGTGTCGGCGGCAATCGGGGTTTCCATCCTGATCAGACTGGGTTGATCGTCCGGCCCGGAGGATTTTGAACTCATCGGCTGGCGCGCGCTGCCATTCACCAAACATGCGCGTGACGGTTCTGTGGATGTTGTAGGATTTCAACCCTTCCGCCCCCCGTCCTCAAATACCACTGTGGTCAGCATGGCGCTGGCGGGGGGCGTCGGACTCCTTGAGGATGATTGCGCAGCCTGTCGCCAGCGCCGTACTGATCTTGCGCGCGGGTGAGTTGATCCGGAAATTCCACGAGGCGAATCCGGTGACGACGCCGTTCGTTTGCGCCCCATTCGATGAATTCCGCCCCTCGCACCACCTCGGTGCCGGCCTCAACAATCGGTTTGCCCTGTTCCAGTGCGATCGCTCGCGCGATACGTTCCGCCCGCTAGAGGGTCCGTAGACAGCAAATCGCAGCTTAGGCCAGTGCCCGGATTTCGCGAGGGTAGCTCACACATCCGCAAAACCTAGACATCAAAGCCAGATCGGTTCTTCCTAAATCTGATCTATCAGATGCCAAGTCTGACAAGCAGTTCGACTGCACATAGTTGTTCGAGACCAGGCTCACTTCAAGTCATAGGCGGGTTTGCGCGCTACGCTGAATCCGTTGCCAGCAGCCGATCTTCTCGCGGGATCAGCGCGCGCAATGACTTGAGGCACAGATAGAACTGATCATTGATTAAGGCGTCCGTCGCTTCAGACAGAAGGTTGCGACTGTCACTATCGGTCAAGATGCGGCTTAGCTCTTCAATTTGCCGAAGCAGTTTCTGACGGGATTCAGATGGATCTGCGTCACCGGTCAGAACCAACTGTGTTGCGTAGCAGATCCGACGTACAGGGGTACGCGCGTCCTTGGGATGGATAGCATCGCGAAGTCGCAAGATGTTGGCATTTGGTGAAACGATCGATAGGCGGCTGCGACGATCGCCATTTTCAATAACGGCACCATTGATCAGTACCCGCTCTTTAGGGGCGAGTTTTAGGACAAGTCCACTCATCTGTTTGCCCTCCGGCCGCTCAGCCCCTTAAGAATGGCGGTATTTATTTCGAGGATCGGTCCGACTTTGGCATTTCCGGCCAGCACATTGCGGGTATGTTCCTGCATGAACTCAGCCAGATAGAAGATCCTGGCCCGCAATTCCGGCGGCAGGCCATTTTCCTCAGCACTGACATCTGCAGCAAGGACGGTCCACAGACGGCGATTGTCGTGCAGTGCTGCTACAAGCTGCGGAAAGGCGCGCTTCCCCTGCTGTGCCGCCTGTTTGATTCGATAGGTTACGCGGGCGATGATTTCGTATTCCGTGCCGCGATCCGTCCGGGTGGAGGAGGCGGTATCTGAGTAGGCGCGTTGCGCCATTGAATGCGCGTTCACGACACATCCTTCCAAGCAGGGCCAAATTTAAATGATTCAGGGCGGGAAACGGAAATCGGAGGCCGCGTTGCGACGGCCCCCGAAGGACCGGTTACCGGAACAGTGACAGAAGCTGCTGCGGAGCCTGATTGGCAATCGACAGGGCCTGAACACCCAGCTGCTGCTGCACCTGGAGCGCCTGGAGACGGGCGGATGCCTCCTCCATGTCGGCGTCAACCAGCGAACCGATGCCGGACTTGAGCGAGTCGGTCAGGCTGGAGACGAATTCCGACTGCGTTTCGATACGGCCCTGGGCCGAGCCGAAGGCGGCGGCCGAGTCGATCGAAGTTTGGATCAGATCCTCGATCACGATCAGCGCTGCCTTTGCGCTGTCTTCGGTGCTGACGTCCAAATCGGCCATCTGATCCAAACCGCCGCCGGATGTACCGCCGGAGGTTACGACAAAGTCCGTGGCAGCGAACGCCGCTGCGCCAGCCACACCGGAGTTGTTGGTGATGGTCAAGGTGGCGGTCGAGTCGCCGTCATTCGAGTAGCTTGCGGCGTAGTCGTCCCCATACCCGGCTTTGGTCAGAGCGACGTTGATCTGGGACGCCATGCCTTTGGCGATATCTTCTGTGGTGTCACCGGCCTTCGCCACATACGAGACGGCAGCCGTGATGTCAGTGCCCGCCGCAACCGAAAGTTTGTCAAAGCCAGTAGCCGCAAAAGTGTATGTATCACCGGCGAGGACGCGGGCGCCACCACGCAGCGTGTTTGTGACATCGCCGTTGATAGCGAACGTCACTGTGGACCCAGCCGGTGCGGCAAGCGTTGCTGTGCTGCTCGCAGCTGCGGTTGTGTTGATTGTCGTGGCAGATGCCACGACGGTGCCCGCGACCTGAGCTGTCTGGCTCAGCGACTGCTTCGTTATACCAATGGAGGAAGAGGCCACCCCACTGCCCGAGCGATCCAGAGACGACAGGATATTGACCGTGCCACTGTTGCTGTTTTTGATTTGCTCGGCGATGGTATTGGTTGCGGAGGTTCCGGCCGGGGTCACATTTTCAAGATCAAGGAGACTCAGGCCATTGAACTGCGCGGCGCCGGTGACCGATCCGATCTGATCCCGCAAAGCGGTGATGTCAGCCTGGATTTTGACACGGTCTACGTTGGATTCCTGTGCCGCAACGATCTTGCCTTTCATCTGGGTCAGAAGGTCTGTCACAGTTTCTGCGGCCGAACGAGCCACAGCAACGGTCGATTCACCCAGATTGAGGCTGTCCGTGATCCCTTTGAAGCCCTGTACGTCCGATTCCATGACCTTGGAAATCGCCCAGATCGCCGAGTTGTCCTTGGCGTTCGCAATGTTCTTGCCGGTCGAGATCTGGTTCTGGACTGTGCCGAGGTTGGAGTTGATGGATTTCAGCGTCTGAAGCGCAACCATTGCGCCATTGTTGGTCAGCATGCTTGACATGTCGTTTTAATCCTTGCAGTTCGTTTGGCGCTTTTGCGCCTGGTTTGGATGTCGCCGTTCGAGGCGTTTGAACGGGTCTTCTGACACCTGCAAAAACCGCGTTGCGACCCCTGCGCCACCCCTCTGGATGCCTTCTCACCTTGCGCTTTCCAGTCCTAACGGAGTGCTAATCGCCACCAGCCGAATTGCATGGATTTTAGTCAAACCTGACCTTATGCGCGCTTCTCCAGCCTGCTCAGATCCGGAGCAGCAATAGACGATTTGCGCCCATGCTCATCATAAGTGTCCAGAGATTTGCG is part of the Puniceibacterium sp. IMCC21224 genome and harbors:
- a CDS encoding MarR family winged helix-turn-helix transcriptional regulator, with product MTSAPNDRIDDSLIALRRILRATELFARDLAQAAGVTPAQIRVLQIVDEKTSATPKGLATQMGVTQATVTALVDKLVAQGLVERVPSELDRRQTNVVVTEQGRSRLKDAPDALQQRYVRAFARLANWEQAQLVSSLERVADMLDAKHIDASPVLTTGDLHVGKQKD
- a CDS encoding YeiH family protein — encoded protein: MTTETLTQSVWLDRLAVLLPGLAVSFALALGGTMIWRLGGQPALLSPMVLAMVAGIAMRNTGVAGPRLSPGTKIALRPILRTGIVLLGFRLTLGDLGGLGLSALAMIIALVAMTFVLIRRIGRLLGVRSELSELIAAGTSICGASAVLGMNTVTRARDEDVAYAIACVTIFGSLSMLIFPGLQSALGFDDATFGLWVGSSLHEVAQAVGAGFSASDTAGETATIAKLSRVILLAPMILGLGLLRDKGRGEATGQSVPWFVIGFLAVVILNTFVPVPPVVIDLLLALSTFMLSMALAAMGLETNISHLRREGVRPLILGAFGWVFISVSAAIGVSILIRLG
- a CDS encoding aldehyde dehydrogenase family protein: MLRPAPRWCEGRNSSNGAQTNGVVTGFASWNFRINSPARKISTALATGCAIILKESDAPRQRHADHSGI
- a CDS encoding calcium-binding protein, with translation MTQPLAPVGAGSNNGEVVTLQDGGFMVVWTQLVTSLFPIPNVTDEQFTAVLGRTFNADGSARGDVFQVNESLAASGQGQPDITVLTGGNLAVVWTDGPAIADGAVEAYGRVITPAGVPVSGEIQLASTTENDQRIPQVAPTSDGGFVATWSDGRISNTSEIWYGQRFDASGAPIGEEFYLRSDSTSEDSELVPLGNDIFHLSAVGQQTFNLDTYERSAGVFDPTMSGYGGFTGNSRTGGFNDDAFGLGDGRVAFVGIGSGGIQVHLLEASTQASFNTDPFPDGTPRPATRTDLVQSADAIEYTATLSADVGDLGFFGPDPAAAITILPDGAFAVVWTQVSGGTEAAPEFSLFAQLIDPTLVPVSEVQTIATGVQGTSIAPPFISAGANGQLFIGWTDTTDRNGPGTNEIFGTVVTIDRLPSDVVTDGPDSIFGTPGNDTFLATDGTDTIYGFAGDDIFYQNGADIQSEASWFGGAGDDRFVREEEFGQLRGSGGSGYDTTDYSTMTTPLVSGDDNNVRGMDAVIGTLGDDAISGSRDVHAEEGNDTISFYNTNVLDSVDGGLGTDVVDIVLPAENFVLTLMGDHYLLQQYIENYQTKELELLPEYQVELRSIEEIRFSDQTVMLDPTPTRASGGAGSAGGLPVAPSEPTEPTEPPVTDTGTTGDDSTLGGTGNDTLSGGPGNDTLAGDIGDDSLVGGSGDDVLSGGDGDDAINGGAGNDRISGSDGNDTEDGGDGDDNMGGGTGNDTMTGGGGNDTMGGGQGDDVMDGGDGNDVVNGGPGNDFTSGGAGNDTMGASFGDDTVDGGEGDDSLGGGTGRDSLTGSVGNDSIGGGEGDDTVDGGDGDDFLAGGGRDDLIFGGAGDDRLNGGAGNDTMDGGAGEDLFIFNELVDGESDLILNFEDGLDILRLAGVTGRGLQGKVDALNITDAVIDIDGAAGTATASGVTLNFNSHTISITGVDAANLGVDDFLFLG
- the flaF gene encoding flagellar biosynthesis regulator FlaF; this translates as MAQRAYSDTASSTRTDRGTEYEIIARVTYRIKQAAQQGKRAFPQLVAALHDNRRLWTVLAADVSAEENGLPPELRARIFYLAEFMQEHTRNVLAGNAKVGPILEINTAILKGLSGRRANR
- a CDS encoding LysR family transcriptional regulator, with product MTLEQLRIFLSVAELCHVTRAAERLNLTQSAVSAAIATLERQYDVKLFDRIGRGIVLTEAGQLLIDAGQKVMDEASSARALMLNLSQEPRGALRIWASQTIVSYWLTPRMMTMHRAWPLVDMSLHPGNTQEVAQAVVDGTADVGFIEGGMPSSDLRIRKVGHDELVLVLPRNHPLARKPRLDADDYRSLQWLLREPGSGTRMVMEQHLKSMGLSVGDLRVLLQLPTNEAILGGIRSGNCIAMLSWRSMRLAHKRAFAVRRVTWADKPRRNFSVLTDPRRFRTRAMTAFLDTFAI
- the flbT gene encoding flagellar biosynthesis repressor FlbT produces the protein MSGLVLKLAPKERVLINGAVIENGDRRSRLSIVSPNANILRLRDAIHPKDARTPVRRICYATQLVLTGDADPSESRQKLLRQIEELSRILTDSDSRNLLSEATDALINDQFYLCLKSLRALIPREDRLLATDSA
- a CDS encoding flagellin → MSSMLTNNGAMVALQTLKSINSNLGTVQNQISTGKNIANAKDNSAIWAISKVMESDVQGFKGITDSLNLGESTVAVARSAAETVTDLLTQMKGKIVAAQESNVDRVKIQADITALRDQIGSVTGAAQFNGLSLLDLENVTPAGTSATNTIAEQIKNSNSGTVNILSSLDRSGSGVASSSIGITKQSLSQTAQVAGTVVASATTINTTAAASSTATLAAPAGSTVTFAINGDVTNTLRGGARVLAGDTYTFAATGFDKLSVAAGTDITAAVSYVAKAGDTTEDIAKGMASQINVALTKAGYGDDYAASYSNDGDSTATLTITNNSGVAGAAAFAATDFVVTSGGTSGGGLDQMADLDVSTEDSAKAALIVIEDLIQTSIDSAAAFGSAQGRIETQSEFVSSLTDSLKSGIGSLVDADMEEASARLQALQVQQQLGVQALSIANQAPQQLLSLFR